One window from the genome of Pandoraea fibrosis encodes:
- a CDS encoding LysE family translocator → MTGLTAVFAVLVALWLGAMIPGPSFVLVARNAIGVSRRAGLATALGMGVGGIFFGGVALAGLYTLLQSVEWLYIGLKVAGGAYLLFVASKIWRGAGSPITVDDAGVTLSGSVRRSFWIGLSTQLSNPKTAIWYGSIFAALLPQHPPLWCYFALPPLVFIVECGWYTIVALCFSSRGPREVYLHAKQWVDRIAAVAIAALGLRLMLNASKAGI, encoded by the coding sequence ATGACTGGTTTGACTGCTGTTTTCGCCGTTCTCGTCGCGCTGTGGTTAGGCGCCATGATTCCGGGACCGAGCTTCGTGCTCGTCGCCCGTAATGCCATCGGCGTGTCTCGTCGTGCCGGGCTAGCCACGGCGCTGGGAATGGGTGTGGGGGGCATTTTCTTTGGCGGCGTTGCGCTCGCCGGGCTCTACACGCTTTTGCAGTCCGTCGAGTGGCTCTACATCGGTCTGAAAGTCGCCGGCGGTGCGTATCTGCTCTTCGTCGCGTCGAAAATATGGCGCGGTGCCGGCAGTCCCATCACCGTCGATGACGCTGGCGTCACCCTATCGGGCAGCGTACGCAGGTCGTTCTGGATCGGCCTTAGCACTCAGCTAAGCAACCCCAAGACGGCCATCTGGTACGGCAGTATTTTTGCTGCCTTGCTCCCTCAGCATCCCCCACTCTGGTGTTATTTCGCGCTGCCGCCGCTTGTGTTTATCGTCGAATGCGGATGGTACACAATCGTTGCGCTATGTTTCTCGAGCAGGGGCCCGCGTGAGGTTTATCTGCACGCGAAGCAATGGGTCGATCGGATTGCCGCCGTCGCCATCGCAGCACTCGGCCTGCGATTGATGCTTAACGCCTCCAAGGCCGGCATTTGA
- the ftrA gene encoding transcriptional regulator FtrA: MENHLVVALAYDRLCTFEFGCVTELFALERPELDVNWYRFGVCAIEPGPLRAAGGITVAAPYTLKRLDSANTIVVPGWRDPDEVPPEALLKKIRAAHRRGARLCSICSGVFVLAAAGVLDGKTVTTHWRYAEKLQQRYPTVRVQPDALYVDEGQIITSAGSAAGLDMLLHLVRQDYGSAVANRVAQRLVVPPHREGGQAQFVPRPMPRDESGRLAKLIDWVRQHPALPHTLRSLADKVAMSPRTLQRHFQDATGMAPYEWLMHERVAVARELLEAQPSMPMLRIAELAGFGSEESMRRHFRRIAHTSPAAYREKFGHEARTRKV, encoded by the coding sequence ATGGAAAATCATCTCGTTGTCGCATTGGCTTATGACCGGCTCTGCACTTTCGAATTCGGTTGCGTCACCGAATTGTTCGCACTGGAGCGCCCCGAGCTTGACGTCAACTGGTATCGATTCGGCGTTTGCGCCATCGAACCCGGACCGCTGCGTGCGGCTGGCGGCATTACGGTCGCCGCACCCTACACGCTCAAGCGACTCGATAGCGCGAATACGATCGTGGTCCCAGGTTGGCGCGATCCGGATGAAGTGCCGCCTGAGGCGCTGCTCAAGAAGATTCGCGCAGCGCATCGGCGCGGCGCACGTCTCTGCTCGATTTGCTCCGGCGTATTTGTGCTGGCGGCGGCTGGCGTGCTGGACGGCAAGACTGTGACGACCCACTGGCGTTACGCTGAGAAGCTGCAGCAGCGCTACCCGACGGTGCGCGTGCAGCCAGACGCGCTGTACGTCGACGAAGGTCAGATCATTACGTCGGCGGGATCGGCGGCGGGGCTCGACATGCTGCTTCATCTGGTGAGGCAGGATTACGGAAGCGCGGTGGCCAATCGGGTTGCCCAGCGGCTGGTGGTGCCGCCGCATCGCGAGGGTGGTCAGGCACAGTTTGTGCCGCGACCGATGCCGCGTGACGAAAGCGGACGTCTGGCGAAGCTGATCGACTGGGTACGCCAGCACCCCGCCTTACCGCACACCTTGCGCTCGCTTGCCGACAAGGTGGCTATGAGTCCGCGTACCTTGCAACGGCATTTTCAGGATGCAACCGGAATGGCGCCTTATGAATGGCTGATGCACGAGCGTGTGGCCGTGGCGCGAGAGTTGCTCGAAGCGCAGCCTTCCATGCCGATGTTGCGTATCGCCGAGCTGGCAGGCTTCGGGTCGGAAGAGTCGATGCGCCGGCACTTCCGGCGCATCGCTCATACAAGTCCGGCCGCATATCGCGAGAAGTTTGGTCATGAAGCACGGACGCGGAAGGTCTGA
- a CDS encoding ArsR/SmtB family transcription factor: MKSKTLNEAGIPVPPELPAPLPEPAVANLRLETILGALADPLRLTIVRKLMLESEAYDHPCGWFGFDRPKSSLTHHFKALREAGVLRQRQYGLERRSRVRTEDLESRFPGLLQLVASWTPVKE; encoded by the coding sequence ATGAAATCGAAGACACTTAACGAGGCAGGCATTCCGGTGCCTCCCGAGCTGCCCGCCCCTTTGCCCGAACCAGCCGTGGCCAATTTGCGTCTTGAGACAATTCTTGGCGCGTTGGCTGATCCGCTGCGTCTCACTATCGTTCGCAAGTTGATGCTGGAATCAGAGGCCTATGACCATCCGTGCGGTTGGTTCGGCTTTGACCGTCCCAAATCGTCACTGACCCATCACTTCAAGGCGTTGCGAGAGGCGGGTGTCCTCCGACAACGGCAATATGGGCTCGAGCGGCGAAGCCGTGTGCGCACGGAAGATCTGGAATCGCGATTTCCGGGGCTGCTGCAACTGGTCGCGTCCTGGACGCCTGTGAAGGAATAA
- a CDS encoding rhodanese-like domain-containing protein: MSTITESNAVIAIPAADSTTALAHFRASLQFETDCSDVASALALGSPGFVLLDVRSPALFARGHIPGAVNLMHGKIIASKLADYSHDTLFVTYCAGPHCNGATRGAIRLAQLGRPVKVMIGGVTGWLDEGFDLATGTLE; the protein is encoded by the coding sequence ATGTCTACCATCACTGAAAGCAACGCCGTTATCGCCATTCCCGCAGCCGACAGCACCACGGCACTTGCCCACTTTCGCGCGTCGCTGCAATTTGAAACCGATTGCTCCGATGTTGCCAGTGCGCTTGCCCTCGGATCGCCCGGCTTCGTGTTGCTCGACGTCCGAAGTCCGGCGTTATTTGCTCGGGGCCACATTCCGGGTGCCGTGAATTTGATGCACGGCAAGATCATCGCGTCGAAGCTCGCCGATTATTCGCACGACACGCTCTTCGTGACCTACTGCGCAGGACCGCATTGCAACGGCGCAACACGAGGCGCCATCCGACTGGCGCAGTTGGGACGACCAGTGAAGGTAATGATCGGCGGTGTTACCGGATGGCTCGATGAAGGTTTCGACCTCGCTACGGGCACACTTGAATGA
- a CDS encoding DUF1254 domain-containing protein — MRHILTSMTAVGLALSFVSNLGVAASGGGTPYPFENGFPTAKAAKQASDDADFQRALIAYRFWYPTVSVEGIFNGNRAVGIADGEQWGIASTGPRQVGFTLNSDTPYGSGVLDLSNGPMVVELPPGQFIGLIDDHNQGWVQDMGLPGPDAGKGGKHLVLPPGYTGNVPDGYYVGRSPSLKNLVAVRALPVGGDVQKALDGLRSIKIYPLSQASHPTPLPAVETTQRAMDSTSLKWEDNLQFWEVLNKVIQEEPPVPAFLPMYGLLAELGIEKGKPFAPDARMKTILTRAAQDGRAQMLVSAFASARPDRKNWPDRQWEWASLVSGNAQFSTPGGMDLEARDRWFAQAIVASPAMFRRDAGAGSLYWLGARDKDGKYLEGGRTYKLTIPQPVPGKLFWSVTVYDATTRSQVQTDQDKAALRSLFELKDVDTSKPVDLYFGPTAPKGNEGRWIKTTPGKGWFAYIRIYGPEAAAFDKRWKPGDFEPVK, encoded by the coding sequence ATGCGTCATATTCTCACCTCCATGACCGCAGTCGGTCTGGCGCTGTCGTTCGTGTCGAACCTCGGCGTTGCCGCCTCGGGCGGTGGCACCCCCTACCCTTTCGAGAATGGCTTCCCTACCGCGAAAGCGGCGAAGCAAGCCAGCGATGACGCGGACTTTCAACGCGCATTGATCGCTTACCGGTTCTGGTACCCAACGGTGTCGGTAGAGGGAATCTTCAATGGCAATCGAGCCGTAGGCATCGCAGACGGCGAGCAATGGGGCATCGCATCGACCGGACCGCGACAAGTCGGATTCACGCTGAACTCGGATACCCCCTACGGTTCAGGCGTGCTGGACCTGTCCAACGGGCCCATGGTGGTCGAATTGCCCCCGGGCCAGTTCATCGGTCTGATAGACGATCACAACCAGGGCTGGGTGCAGGATATGGGGTTGCCCGGCCCTGACGCCGGCAAGGGCGGCAAGCATCTGGTGCTGCCCCCGGGATATACAGGCAATGTGCCCGATGGCTATTACGTCGGCCGCTCCCCGTCTTTGAAGAATCTCGTGGCCGTGCGCGCGTTGCCGGTGGGCGGCGATGTCCAGAAAGCCCTCGACGGTCTTCGCTCGATCAAGATCTATCCTCTCTCGCAGGCGAGCCACCCGACACCGCTGCCCGCCGTCGAGACGACACAAAGGGCGATGGACAGCACATCCCTCAAGTGGGAAGACAATTTGCAGTTCTGGGAAGTGCTGAACAAGGTGATTCAGGAAGAGCCTCCTGTGCCCGCGTTCCTGCCGATGTATGGCCTGCTGGCAGAACTTGGCATCGAGAAGGGCAAGCCCTTTGCCCCGGACGCCCGGATGAAAACCATCCTGACGCGCGCCGCGCAAGACGGTCGGGCACAGATGTTGGTATCCGCCTTCGCCAGCGCTCGCCCCGATCGCAAGAATTGGCCTGACCGCCAATGGGAGTGGGCCAGTCTGGTTTCGGGTAATGCTCAGTTCTCCACGCCAGGCGGCATGGATCTGGAGGCTCGGGACCGATGGTTCGCCCAGGCTATCGTGGCATCCCCGGCGATGTTTCGCCGTGATGCTGGCGCAGGATCCCTCTATTGGCTGGGAGCGCGCGACAAGGACGGCAAATACCTCGAAGGCGGTCGCACTTACAAGTTGACGATTCCTCAGCCCGTGCCGGGCAAGCTGTTCTGGTCGGTCACGGTGTATGACGCTACGACGCGCTCACAAGTGCAGACCGATCAGGACAAGGCGGCCTTGCGTTCGTTGTTTGAATTGAAAGATGTGGACACGTCGAAACCGGTCGATCTCTACTTCGGTCCGACCGCCCCCAAGGGGAACGAGGGCCGCTGGATCAAGACGACGCCGGGCAAAGGCTGGTTCGCCTACATCCGAATCTATGGCCCTGAAGCCGCCGCTTTCGACAAGCGCTGGAAGCCGGGAGACTTTGAGCCCGTGAAGTGA
- a CDS encoding DUF1254 domain-containing protein: MKEGSEKIFGKGYNILPVWKERLNAKTQVTTPNSDVIYAMGYLDLKQDGPMVLEVPPGLQGILDDFFQRPICNPAPVKEKTWYPAPYAKDIWCGDVGLPGPDKGKGANYLIIPPDYQGEIPKGYIVYKSKTYNVFVFWRAFFKDPANLSEPVDLIMRTKIYPLGKKSTAKPMQFPDGSTAAPYMLYPTDGTAFDMLSRFIDSEYVDPADADMRGMLASLGIVKGQPFKPDDHTREILDQAGKTAFRIGRAIAYDPPPIVPNTRWYPDRKWVNPFPANTDFVGPSFKYLDLRTGFFALAYSASPAMAVNMAGMGAKYPVAFTDSDGDPLSGGKSYKLHLPKDIPAGIFWSVTVYKPDTASGLANGQPFPSINTMDKPDMNADGSLDMYFGPTPPANQSKNWLKTVPGEGFFVILRLYGPKQAFFDQTWKPSDVEKVR; encoded by the coding sequence ATGAAAGAGGGATCGGAAAAGATATTCGGCAAGGGCTACAACATATTGCCGGTCTGGAAGGAACGTCTGAATGCCAAGACGCAGGTCACCACGCCCAACTCCGACGTGATCTATGCGATGGGCTATCTGGATCTGAAGCAGGATGGTCCGATGGTGCTTGAAGTGCCGCCGGGATTGCAGGGCATTCTGGACGACTTTTTCCAACGCCCGATTTGCAATCCCGCGCCCGTCAAGGAAAAAACCTGGTATCCGGCGCCCTATGCGAAGGACATCTGGTGCGGCGACGTGGGCTTGCCGGGACCCGACAAAGGAAAAGGGGCGAACTATCTGATCATCCCCCCGGACTATCAGGGCGAAATTCCGAAGGGTTACATCGTCTATAAGTCCAAAACCTACAACGTGTTTGTGTTCTGGCGAGCGTTCTTCAAAGACCCGGCGAATTTGTCGGAGCCGGTCGACCTGATCATGCGAACGAAAATTTATCCGCTTGGCAAGAAGAGCACCGCCAAGCCGATGCAATTCCCGGATGGATCGACGGCCGCCCCGTACATGCTCTATCCCACCGATGGCACGGCGTTCGACATGCTTTCGCGCTTTATCGACAGCGAATACGTCGATCCGGCCGATGCAGACATGCGAGGCATGCTGGCCAGTCTCGGGATCGTCAAGGGACAGCCGTTCAAACCCGATGACCATACGCGCGAGATTCTGGACCAGGCAGGTAAGACCGCATTCCGGATCGGTCGTGCCATTGCCTACGATCCGCCGCCGATCGTGCCGAATACGCGTTGGTATCCCGATCGCAAATGGGTGAACCCGTTCCCTGCGAATACCGACTTCGTCGGCCCGTCGTTCAAGTATCTCGACCTGCGCACGGGCTTCTTTGCCCTGGCGTATTCGGCGAGTCCCGCAATGGCAGTGAACATGGCTGGCATGGGCGCGAAGTATCCGGTGGCATTTACCGACTCGGACGGCGATCCGCTCTCCGGCGGCAAATCGTACAAGCTGCACCTGCCCAAGGACATTCCGGCGGGCATCTTCTGGTCGGTCACCGTCTACAAACCGGACACGGCCTCCGGACTGGCTAACGGTCAGCCCTTCCCGTCCATCAACACGATGGACAAGCCCGACATGAACGCCGACGGTTCTCTGGATATGTACTTCGGCCCGACGCCCCCGGCCAACCAAAGCAAGAATTGGCTGAAGACAGTGCCGGGCGAGGGCTTCTTCGTGATCTTGCGACTGTACGGGCCGAAGCAAGCCTTCTTCGACCAGACATGGAAGCCCAGCGACGTAGAGAAGGTTCGATAA
- a CDS encoding LysR substrate-binding domain-containing protein, which translates to MIEPMCPDVQVQLTLSNRFVDLAEERLDQVIRELARRGAGMAQLPAYLCQNAIDDGTLVPVLQAVRSHPATLYAMYPSRRGMTSAVRVFLDLVRARWPSGPASA; encoded by the coding sequence ATGATCGAGCCGATGTGCCCGGACGTACAGGTGCAGTTGACGCTCTCGAATCGCTTTGTCGACCTGGCCGAGGAGCGCCTGGACCAGGTCATCCGCGAACTCGCGCGGCGCGGCGCCGGCATGGCACAGTTGCCGGCCTATCTTTGCCAGAACGCCATCGATGACGGCACCCTGGTGCCCGTGCTGCAAGCCGTGCGCTCGCACCCGGCCACGCTGTACGCCATGTACCCGAGTCGGCGCGGTATGACTTCCGCCGTGCGTGTGTTCCTCGATCTGGTGCGCGCAAGGTGGCCATCCGGTCCGGCCTCCGCCTGA
- a CDS encoding VOC family protein, producing the protein MEVRRAELVAAEAQVLLCLSAGGREEVSELVQKATDAGGKADPTPVQDFGFMYGRSFEDPDGHIREVMWMDPDAIPPHG; encoded by the coding sequence ATGGAAGTACGACGCGCTGAGCTGGTCGCTGCGGAGGCACAGGTATTACTGTGTCTGTCGGCAGGCGGACGGGAAGAGGTGTCGGAACTCGTGCAGAAGGCCACCGACGCAGGCGGCAAGGCGGACCCCACGCCTGTCCAGGATTTCGGCTTCATGTACGGACGCAGCTTTGAGGATCCGGACGGCCATATCCGGGAGGTGATGTGGATGGACCCGGACGCCATTCCGCCTCACGGCTAA
- a CDS encoding MFS transporter, producing MSDTLAVSGARAASRTSPDMWRAAWTVTAVFMLSNSPTPLYVYWQRALGFSSGTLTVIFALYIAGLLGTLLLAGQLSDRYGRKPVLLPGLLAALIACALFASASSVAMLGVARLLAGISVGVIVSAGMASVGDLGGAHRRRQAALLASVAMVLGAGLGPLLAGAIARVLVHPIPYVFGIEFVVLLSAFVIAARLPLKRPARVGDADAQLHLPSVPAQNRRHVASGIGVFGPGITATSFVLALGPSLLSRLLDVHSPLIAGGMACAMFAAATGVQFAVRRWSVRGILAGGTMATMLSMGALSFAVHASSALLLVVAALLAGVGQGLGQLGGLTLIGLHVPDTHRAEANAVMNIGGYLPAGLLPVMTGYAIDFVGLPAGTTLFSVALAAIALVSGGAVFRYLSSRDAMTSS from the coding sequence GTGTCCGACACCCTCGCCGTCTCAGGCGCCCGCGCCGCGTCGCGCACCAGTCCCGACATGTGGCGTGCCGCATGGACGGTTACCGCAGTGTTCATGCTGTCCAACTCTCCGACGCCGCTATACGTGTACTGGCAACGCGCACTCGGCTTTTCGTCGGGCACCCTCACGGTCATCTTCGCGCTTTACATCGCCGGCTTGCTCGGCACGCTCTTGCTTGCCGGCCAATTGTCCGATCGCTATGGGCGCAAGCCCGTCCTGCTGCCGGGACTTCTCGCGGCACTGATCGCGTGTGCGCTGTTCGCGAGCGCGTCGTCCGTTGCAATGCTAGGTGTAGCGCGGCTGTTGGCCGGCATTTCGGTCGGCGTCATTGTGTCTGCGGGGATGGCTTCGGTGGGCGATCTGGGGGGCGCGCATCGGCGCAGGCAGGCCGCATTGCTCGCTTCGGTGGCGATGGTGCTTGGTGCGGGTTTAGGACCGCTGCTCGCGGGCGCAATTGCACGCGTGCTTGTGCATCCCATCCCGTATGTCTTCGGCATTGAGTTTGTCGTGCTATTGAGCGCGTTCGTCATCGCTGCCCGGTTGCCGCTGAAGCGTCCGGCACGAGTGGGCGACGCCGACGCGCAGTTGCATTTGCCGTCTGTTCCGGCGCAAAACCGGCGTCATGTGGCGAGCGGCATCGGCGTGTTCGGGCCCGGGATTACCGCCACGTCGTTTGTGTTGGCGCTGGGGCCGTCGTTACTTTCGCGACTACTCGACGTGCATAGCCCTCTGATCGCAGGTGGAATGGCCTGTGCGATGTTCGCCGCGGCCACTGGCGTGCAGTTCGCCGTGCGTCGCTGGTCCGTGCGGGGGATATTGGCCGGCGGCACGATGGCAACGATGCTCTCGATGGGCGCGCTGAGTTTCGCAGTCCATGCGTCGTCGGCGCTGCTGCTCGTTGTCGCAGCTTTGCTCGCGGGTGTCGGTCAGGGGCTGGGGCAATTGGGCGGGCTGACGCTGATCGGTCTGCATGTGCCTGACACGCACCGGGCTGAGGCCAACGCGGTGATGAATATCGGCGGCTACCTGCCGGCAGGACTGTTGCCGGTGATGACCGGTTATGCGATCGATTTCGTAGGGCTGCCGGCCGGTACGACGTTGTTTTCCGTTGCACTGGCAGCCATTGCACTGGTATCGGGCGGTGCGGTGTTCCGCTACTTGTCGTCGCGCGATGCAATGACCAGTTCGTGA